The Rhododendron vialii isolate Sample 1 chromosome 5a, ASM3025357v1 genome contains a region encoding:
- the LOC131326098 gene encoding protein BREAST CANCER SUSCEPTIBILITY 2 homolog A-like: MSTWQIFSDADSNFRWEISDQQLHIKLQQQEDAAPISPPNSTPLLPSMADLLLQGCSELIENGEGNLESPPMFRSGLGKSVSVKQSSITKALSILGDKGDAFADTGQFCDGNDFGCSFSNSMFQTGSGKKVNISSTGLVRAKTLLGLEESYDHDTPPGLEHSNNQSASEEPFGWRTSSQQQTRQGVTTPCHKNATAAPMTILNFKTSSLGSDSKREAIPDLIRSDPKCPPIKFHTAGGRSISVSGDALQRAKSLLGDLELGTLFDEGNVNSPSFSFFKEGSLDENNSNKENYPLSNHNQEIAKSRHVSKGFVSPLRPGSNLMQSSLVSQNVTLGINLIKKFDAEEFGSTCKMSDNTNCHQKPPSGRPSSHAEGGNSLVNGVTSRTNPRGSSLGRPLADISNNIGMADIDSKLTTGEKRRIARSSISPFKRPRNSRFITPLNNLVSASSGMSTLAPEESNCRRRVSTRYPFQVPRMYIKEYFGVPPFQLNTLKQSPCHIRRMNPENAEKYMFRDRSGVECIGSEAFYHMLAQFGASVQYVSKEWVVNHYKWIIWKLACYERCYPAKSLGKLCTIFNVLEELKYRYEREVNHGHRSAIKRILEGDQPPSSMLVLCISSIHSNCDLPAETLPLASNGAEDGTTTKLELTDGWYSINALLDAYLLKKLATGKLFVGQKLRIWGAELCGWVGPVSPLQASSTVNLLLHINGTYRAHWADRLGLCKGGGVPLAFRCIKGMGGPVPSTLVGVTRIYPVLYRERLSDGGFIVRSERLEAKMIHLHNQRRSVIAEGIISEFQRGIEEGHTNNDNDSEEGAKILKLLETSAEPEMLMAEMTSEQLTSFSTYQAKQEAIRQTDIQKSIEKTLEEAGLSERDVTPFMRVRVSGLTCENRVSPRIGLITIWNPTEKQKLELVEGKAYAVAGLIPSRSESDTLYLHARGCTTKWVPLSVSATEDFELFFSPRKSVVLSNLGDVPLSSEFDIAALVVSVGEVCSDTHQKKQWVFVTDGSVSESELEQTSSSLLAISFSLPYNDCNSFAPINHNLVGSVVGFYNLIKRANDQINHLWVADTTENSTYSLSYDHVHYSHLKKAAASAERWAKISGSTIEKLRQKVLSIIGNDEG, from the exons ATGTCGACGTGGCAGATCTTCTCCGACGCCGACAGCAACTTCCGGTGGGAGATCTCTGATCAACAGCTCCACATCAAACTGCAACAACAAGAAGATGCCGCTCCGATCTCACCTCCTAACTCCACTCCTCTTCTCCCTTCCATGGCCGATCTCTTGCTTCAAG GATGTTCTGAGCTAATAGAGAATGGCGAAGGAAATCTCGAGAGCCCTCCGATGTTCCGAAGTGGATTGGGAAAATCGGTTTCGGTGAAGCAATCTTCCATAACGAAAGCATTATCTATTCTCGGCGACAAAGGGGATGCCTTTGCCGATACAG GCCAATTCTGTGACGGGAATGATTTCGGATGCAGCTTCTCTAATTCAATGTTCCAGACAGGTTCAGGGAAAAAGGTTAACATATCTTCCACTGGTCTTGTTAGAGCAAAGACACTATTGGGGTTGGAAGAAAGTTACGATCACGATACTCCTCCAGGCCTTGAACATTCAAATAATCAGTCAGCCTCTGAGGAACCCTTTGGATGGCGAACATCATCTCAACAACAGACAAGACAGGGAGTTACCACCCCATGTCATAAGAATGCTACTGCAGCTCCAATGACTATACTAAATTTTAAGACTAGTTCATTAGGAAGTGATTCGAAAAGAGAAGCTATTCCAGATCTTATACGTTCTGATCCCAAGTGCCCTCCAATAAAGTTTCATACTGCTGGTGGAAGATCCATCTCAGTTTCAGGTGATGCATTGCAGCGTGCAAAGAGCCTTCTCGGTGACCTGGAACTAGGAACATTGTTTGACGAAGGGAATGTGAATAGTccatctttctcattttttaaagaaGGAAGTTTGGACGAGAACAATTCTAACAAAGAGAACTACCCGTTATCTAATCACAATCAAGAAATAGCAAAGAGCAGACATGTATCGAAGGGTTTTGTGTCCCCTCTGCGACCAGGGTCTAACCTAATGCAATCATCACTCGTGTCCCAGAATGTAACTTTAGGGATTAACTTGATCAAGAAATTTGATGCAGAGGAGTTTGGCAGTACTTGTAAGATGTCTGATAATACAAATTGTCATCAAAAGCCTCCAAGTGGTAGGCCTTCTTCTCATGCAGAAGGGGGCAATTCTTTGGTGAATGGCGTCACTTCAAGAACTAATCCACGAGGAAGTTCATTGGGCCGGCCACTGGCTGATATTTCAAATAACATTGGAATGGCTGATATTGACAGTAAACTTACTACTGGTGAAAAGAGGAGAATTGCAAGGAGTTCTATCTCTCCATTCAAGAGACCCCGCAATTCAAGATTCATTACCCCCCTGAATAACCTAGTGTCTGCTTCTAGCG GCATGTCCACTTTAGCACCTGAAGAATCCAATTGCAGAAGACGGGTTTCCACTCGATATCCTTTTCAGGTTCCACGAATGTATATCAAGGAATACTTTGGAGTACCCCCATTCCAACTTAATACA TTGAAGCAATCACCATGCCATATAAGAAGAATGAATCCTGAAAATGCAGAAAAGTACATGTTCCGCGATCGATCTGGTGTGGAGTGCATTGGATCTGAAGCTTTCTACCACATGTTGGCTCAGTTCGGAGCTTCAGTGCAATATGTTTCTAAAGA GTGGGTTGTGAATCACTACAAGTGGATCATTTGGAAGCTAGCATGCTATGAGAGATGTTATCCCGCCAAATCATTAGGGAAATTATGTACAATTTTTAATGTGCTTGAAGAGTTAAAATATAG GTATGAGAGAGAAGTAAATCATGGTCACCGATCTGCTATTAAGAGAATTCTAGAAGGAGATCAACCACCCTCTTCAATGTTGGTACTATGCATATCATCTATTCATTCCAACTGTGATCTGCCAGCAGAAACTCTGCCTTTGGCATCAAATGGTGCTGAAGATGGTACAACAACAAAACTAGAATTAACTGACGGATG GTACTCAATCAATGCTCTATTAGATGCATATCTATTGAAGAAGCTGGCCACTGGGAAACTGTTTGTGGGGCAGAAACTTAGG ATCTGGGGTGCTGAATTGTGTGGCTGGGTAGGGCCTGTTTCACCTCTCCAG GCATCAAGCACAGTTAATCTTCTGCTGCACATAAATGGGACGTATAGAGCTCATTGGGCTGACCGATTAGGGTTAT GCAAGGGTGGTGGTGTTCCATTAGCATTTAGATGCATCAAGGGTATGGGAGGTCCAGTGCCTAGTACATTAGTTGGAGTCACACGGATATACCCTGTTCTCTACAGGGAAAG GTTAAGTGATGGGGGATTTATTGTTAGATCAGAGAGGTTGGAAGCTAAAATGATACACTTACATAACCAAAG GCGCTCTGTCATTGCAGAGGGCATTATTTCAGAGTTTCAAAGGGGAATCGAAGAAGGCCATACTAATAATGACAATGATAGTGAAGAAGGTGCAAAAATTCTGAAGTTATTAGAGACTTCCGCTGAGCCTGAAATGTTAATGGCAGAGATGACTTCAGAGCAACTGACTTCTTTTTCTACTTATCAAGCAAAACAAGAG GCAATTAGGCAAACAGACATccaaaaatcaattgaaaagacTCTTGAAGAGGCTGGTCTAAGCGAAAGAGATGTCACCCCATTTATGAGGGTGAGAGTCTCGGGGCTAACTTGTGAAAATCGAGTTAGCCCAAGGATAGGCTTAATAACCATCTGGAACCCAACCGAGAAGCAG AAATTGGAACTGGTTGAGGGGAAAGCTTATGCTGTTGCAGGGCTTATCCCATCAAGATCCGAGTCTGATACCCTTTACTTGCATGCAAGAGGATGTACTACCAAATGGGTGCCTTTATCTGTCTCAGCAACTGAGGATTTCGA GTTGTTCTTCAGTCCCCGCAAATCAGTCGTTCTGTCAAATTTGGGTGATGTTCCTCTCTCTAG TGAATTTGATATTGCTGCATTGGTTGTAAGCGTGGGAGAGGTATGTTCAGATACTCATCAAAAGAAGCAGTGGGTGTTTGTGACGGATGGATCAGTATCAGAGTCCGAGTTAGAACAGACATCAAGTTCCTTGCTTGCCATCAGCTTCTCTTTACCATACAATGATTGCAATTCATTTGCACCAATCAACCACAACCTTGTTGGATCAGTG GTTGGCTTCTATAAC
- the LOC131326099 gene encoding uncharacterized protein LOC131326099, which translates to MDDLPLEKIQISGPTLSSLLHRFSSSPSDVDGLLFGHVTPLPTTTLSDHPSPTSLSPPLVATVTSFFCSSSTSSFYSPSGLLHLPSLRNLVSSTSSSPTSDSLLGWFSARRRTPSRPSMREAHVTSSLSSKIQFSFQVQNSTQTFTLPPCIFLLLTTPFHNPLIHTHEYRAYQFRISDESFEAKTLDVVNIGPAFRGHYGSFCPNSPFPLMDCDPARFNSMAEDRNCEKGGEKNEREEVDLRTVGFDAGRLSRLVGPEAGKYTGELEDLYKQMLAKLEGLARVVEKGSARVMEQENHNMKLRYRVAGLE; encoded by the exons ATGGACGACCTCCCCCTCGAAAAGATCCAAATCTCCGGCCCCAccctctcctccctcctccaccgcttctcctcctccccctccgaCGTCGACGGCCTCCTCTTCGGCCACGTCACCCCCCTCCCCACCACCACTCTCTCCGACCACCCCTCCCCCACCTCCCTCTCCCCACCTCTCGTCGCCACCGTCACCTCCTTCTTCtgctcctcctccacctcctccttttACTCCCCCTCCGGCCTACTCCACCTCCCTTCCCTCCGCAACCTCGtctcctccacctcctcctcccccacctCCGACTCCCTCCTCGGCTGGTTCTCCGCCCGCCGCCGCACCCCCTCCCGCCCCTCCATGCGCGAAGCCCACGTCACCTCCTCCCTCTCCTCCAAGATCCAGTTCTCCTTCCAAGTCCAAAACTCCACTCAAACATTCACTCTCCCACCTTgcatcttcctcctcctcacGACACCGTTCCACAACCCCCTTATCCACACGCACGAGTACCGGGCGTACCAGTTCCGGATCTCGGACGAGTCTTTCGAGGCCAAAACCCTAGACGTGGTCAACATCGGGCCCGCTTTCCGGGGACATTACGGCTCGTTCTGCCCTAATTCGCCGTTCCCGTTGATGGATTGCGATCCTGCGAGATTTAATTCGATGGCGGAGGATCGGAATTGTGAGAAGGGGGGTGAGAAGAATGAGAGGGAGGAGGTGGATTTGCGTACTGTGGGGTTTGATGCGGGGCGGTTGAGCCGGCTGGTGGGGCCGGAAGCGGGAAAGTATACGGGAGAGTTGGAGGACTTGTACAAGCAAATGCTTGCCAAGTTGGAAGGATTGGCAAGGGTTGTGGAGAAGGGGTCAGCTAGGGTTATGGAGCAG GAAAATCACAATATGAAGCTGAGGTACCGAGTTGCAGGCTTGGAGTAG
- the LOC131326100 gene encoding PRA1 family protein B4-like: protein MASSSPSVLPLTTTQTTTIESQPPIATPAFRAFISHITDTIRTGLSHRRPWTELVDRSAFSKPESLSESTLRIRKNYAYFRVNYLSCLAAVLAVSLLTNPFALLLLLALLAAWLFLYLFRPSDPPLVIFGRTFSERETLGMLIVSSIVVIFLTSVGSVLISALMVGIAIVCAHGAFRVPEDLFLDDQETAAPGFLSFLTASATNTAASAATVVATRV, encoded by the exons ATGGCTTCCTCCTCACCCTCCGTCCTCCCACTCACAACCACCCAAACAACCACAATCGAATCCCAGCCACCAATCGCCACCCCAGCCTTCCGCGCCTTCATCTCCCACATAACCGACACGATCCGCACCGGCCTCTCCCACCGCCGCCCCTGGACCGAGCTCGTCGACCGCTCCGCCTTCTCCAAGCCCGAATCCCTCTCCGAATCCACCCTCCGCATCCGCAAGAACTACGCCTACTTCCGCGTCAACTACCTCTCCTGCCTCGCCGCCGTCCTCGCCGTCTCTCTCCTCACCAATCCCTTcgccctcctcctccttctcgccCTCCTCGCCGCCTGGCTCTTCCTCTACCTCTTCCGCCCCTCCGATCCCCCGCTCGTCATCTTCGGCCGCACGTTTTCCGAACGAGAAACGCTAG GTATGTTGATTGTATCCAGCATTGTAGTGATCTTCCTCACCAGCGTTGGATCTGTTCTGATCTCCGCTCTCATGGTTGGAATCGCCATAGTTTGCGCTCATGGTGCATTTAGGGTTCCAGAAGACCTCTTTTTAGACGATCAGGAAACGGCGGCACCCGGATTCCTCTCCTTCCTCACCGCTTCCGCCACAAATACCGCGGCTTCTGCCGCCACCGTGGTGGCAACACGTGTCTGA
- the LOC131326101 gene encoding uncharacterized protein LOC131326101: protein MPCLNLSTNASLEGVDTSSILKEATTTVAKLIGKPEAYVMIVLKGSVPMSFGGTEEPAAYGELVSIGGLTPDANKKLSGAISAILETKLSVPKSRFFLKFYDTKGSNFGWNGTTF, encoded by the exons ATGCCTTGCCTGAACCTCTCTACCAACGCGAGCCTGGAGGGCGTCGACACCTCCTCCATCCTCAAGGAAGCCACCACCACCGTCGCCAAACTCATCGGCAAACCCGAAGCc TATGTCATGATTGTGTTGAAGGGTTCAGTACCCATGTCTTTTGGTGGGACTGAGGAGCCAGCAGCTTATGGTGAGTTGGTTTCCATTGGGGGCCTTACTCCAGATGCGAACAAGAAGCTTAGTGGTGCAATTTCAGCAATACTTGAAACCAAGTTGTCTGTTCCCAAGTCACGATTCTTCCTGAAATTCTATGACACCAAG GGCTCTAACTTCGGATGGAATGGGACCACCTTCTAA